The Biomphalaria glabrata chromosome 1, xgBioGlab47.1, whole genome shotgun sequence sequence ATCgataataacattaaaaaccTACTTATTGactttataattaaaagtacttcatactaaaaaaaaatggtaagcCAACTTTATACTATTTCAAGCAAGTGTAGAGCCTTTTTCAAACATAAACAGagattaaaatgtttgaaaaggtGAACAGATATATCAATCTCATACAGGTGATGTTCCCAATTCATTCATTATCTTCCAACATGTGATCAAGTATttccattttactttgtttttactATAACAAtaccaaatattatttatatatagtcaTTAAAAAATAGGCTATTTTTTCTATCTATATAAGCTTGACAGAAAAAGGTATATAATCTCAGATTTTGAATATGTAATACTGATTGCTTACTATGAAAAAATTCTTTTACTATTTTTGAAAACTTACTTTCAATACAGCTTAATTCCATTGCATTAGTTGCATTGAGATTTGTATCTAGAAATAAATCAAATTTGCTTCCTGGCATCCAAACAGAAACAACACAAAGCACTAGGCAGGTGATTTGCAAGGACAGACCAAATATACCAGTCCTGGCCAAACCAAGCCTGCGCCTCATATAAGGATACATAAAAGTGCCAAAAATACCAAAGGAGGCTGCCAAAGCCATCATTATTCCAACAAGTAACTCTGAAACCCCTTGAGTTTTAGCATAgcctacaaaaaaacaacaacaaaaacttcaattaaaaaaaaaaatctttagcaATTTTTAACAGAAATTTGTTTAGcatgaaaaaattaaatgtaacttATTAAATATCTCTTTTGTTAGagataaaattattaataatacaaattatcactgaaattaaaaaactgcaatataaaaacaaaaaccctAATACAAATCTTTACCTACTGTTACACTGTCAAAGCCTAAGACAGTCATGTAAAGACAAGCCAAAGCTAATCCTGCATTGCGTATATCATAGGATACATAAACTGGCCAACCAAGGTACAATCTCTCCAAACTATTAAAAAGTCTGGTaaatgtacatttctttttcacttttttttctgtttcaggAGTCACACTTATTTCTTGGTTATTTAAAGCCTCgttttcctttaaaaataaagtttttattcatgaaataaatggaaagtTTAAAtggaaaattaatttttagataactacttttaaaagtcatggtcataaaaaaatgttacttcttttttttcatcatcaGTTGTATCAAGATTGTCTTTGTCCTGCAGTGTCATGCATTCTTCCAGTGGCCTACCTGtgaaaaagataaaagaaaaaaaggagaatttttttttatgtgaattaaaaagaagatagtaataaataaatatagtaaGGAAATGTAATGTAAACAAACCTTGATCAAAAGCATCTTTCTCTTTAACAAGATTTTCTTTAAGCTCTGTGgcaactaaataaataaataaagaaacaataatcagacaaatataaataaaattaaaaaaaacccacagatTTATGCTGTGCCAACTCAATAAAACTATTGCCCTATGATGTGATGTTAATGGTACACTATTCTGAGGTACAAAGGCCTGATACAATgtgataacatttaaaaaaaacacttttgtatAAGAAGAGCTCATTTGGGATAAGCAGATAAAATTTGCAAACATACTAAAGACAGTAGTAGtatagcttctttttttttaaatataaaaaccaATGTGCTGATTGTGTAGCGTATAAGGTCAATCtgggaaaccttttttttaaaaaaagttttttttagttattaaagaatacattttttttaaaaactggacatattctatattttatgtgatttttttgtatgtattctaatagtttaacaaaaatatttgtaaatttatttttttctagatttcCCTCTCTTCATGTAGGAGATAcacctcactttttttttcactaagagTTAGACCCCTTATTTTTATAAACAGACtcaaaagctaaaacataagtTTTGTTAATGTATTTGGAAAAATATCAAACTGTCTGAATTCATAGATAATTGTAATGTTTGACAACATGTGatgttaaatttaattattttttttcattgattactTTCTTTAATTCCTTTATTTTTATCACCAATATGCAATTTAACAAAGCCTCATTTCATGTatattcaaaatatatcttacaatataaattttaaaaaaagataatttctttacaaggtatGACAATAATTTATACACATTCATTTATGACACAAACCTTGTGactttttcaagtttttctttttcatcaatGCAGGAACAGTGTTATAAACTTTCCAAAGAAAATAGTATTCAATAAAGACAGAACCAAAATTCCAGGCTCCAATAAATATAGCTCCAAACTCTACACCAGCTAAAGCCATAATAAAACCAGTAGCCATTGGAGCTAAGATCTGAGTTGAAAGGTCAATGCGTCTCAAAGCAGCAGTCATAGCtgaaaataatatagatatatatgtaatatcACGTCAATATGAAATTCCAGGACATAAAAATCTTgcaaaaaatataacaatagataaagttggtataataataaggcttgtctttgagtccaaagattaatgaggaatgcagtattttctcgtggctacgcaaccccagctgtgacttacatactttgccacatccagggcaagcataaccattgtccgccagtggtcgattaagattttctttttgtagtctacgtctgtccttggCAGCAGATTtgcttttggtctcaaatgtgtatcccactgCCTTTGTGAGTTGGTATTATTTAGGTTTaatagttaaataaaattacCATTCTCATGATAAACAAAATTCCTCTCACCACTGTCCAGAGCTTAGCAAAATCAGTGTTCACATGCTATCAGAGGTGACACTGAAGGACTAGAATGCAGTAGAAATCGTGGTTAAAATGGAATTATACCATTGTGTAAATTCAGATTTAATGCTATCACAGTCATCTCCAAGACATGGCCAAGCAGAACCAAGCTGCTCAAAGTGGCATCTACATCCTTTAAGGAGCCATCATCTTGTAATGGGTAATTGGGTTTAGCCATTTTAAACTCTGGATaattgcattcttcaatggagATTTTTCAATGAGTTTCAGAACTGTTGTCAGAAAAAACTTTCTGCTCTCCATCTGGAAATTTTAAACATCTCTAGTGCTGGCTTTACTTTAATTTCTTTGACAGCAGATTTGGCTTTAAAGCCTATGTCAACTTCTGGAGGTAGATTTTTTGTGACTGTCAATCTACAATAAGCAGTGCTGTATCAGAGGTACATTCTTTGAAAACAGCTGCTGTCATAAATCTTTGCTACAAAGATGATAGAAGCATGCTTAAGAGGTATTGTGCCATAATAGTGCATctgattgatatttttttaaaaggttgcAAAAACTTAATATAAGTTGTGATTAAGATGAAGCTTTCAATTTTGGCTATTAGTCTAGACATCATCCATACAGCCTCAAAGATGCTCAAAAGACTTGATGTTAATTGCTTTCTTAGCAGTAATTAAAGACAGTATGAATGTGTCTGTAGGACAAGTGACAATTACTGTGGCAGCCTTTTTAATAAATAAGGGTGTGATCATCAGGCAGCCATCTGATTTACCAGACTCTTGCTTGTGTTTGTCAGATTGAGATTTCAGATGCAATTTAATTTAAGTGCTGCTTCACACATGTTTGAAATGCCAATTTGTTGTTTACAATGACTACTAAAAGCTTTAGTGTCACTGGCAGCCATTTTTTGAAGCCAAGATctgtggatctagatctagataaagccACATTGCATTGTATTTAAGCATTTTAATACAAATGTAGGTTTATAATCAAGCATTCTAGAATAGTTAGAAGATTGAAGTCTCAAGTTGATTAAATTTATGACTGTTGTATAAGACTAGCTTAGATCGAATACAAACAATAAGAAAATGTCaatctagaatatagaatatttgcaaaagatttttactaagttataaaatttttactacctttactattttaactgtgaatagatgttgtttttaaagacttaactaaataaaacttGTGGTATGAAGGAAGAGTAACCCTTTAGGGATTACGGGCATGACATGGcttaaagtgtgccgatgtgtcaaaaactcaaactcaaagatctaggtctagatgaatttattaaaataataatggcaatgtctttgattccgaagattaaggatgagtgcagtttggtaataaagtaaaaatgaaagGTTTCCATTACTATAGCAATCAAATACTGCAGAATGATTTagtttatctaatttttttaaatgtcagaaaTAGAAGCGTAAAATTGttcactaaaatattttttttgtcaaattaaTTTTGCTAAACTAAACTATTGAAATACTACATACTTGCTAGTCTGTCCTTGTCTTCACCACACATTTCTACAATCCAATCCTTTTCAACTGCTATTTGGCGGGCCATGCTGGTCAGCCGAGACAAGACACACAGTAAAATGATAAGAACATACACAGTGTATCTAGTCCACTGGCCAAATGAGACTATGGCACTCATGtatgtcaaaaagaaaaaaatcaacacaGCACAGATGATAACAAATAAGTTCTGGAGCACAAGTGCAGTCTGTGCAGCTGTGAAAACATGAgaattgtttttcattttcaatcATAAAAAGGTCTAAACTTCATATAATCAACTATTTTCTATCTCTGTTTCTTAGAAGCCACTCAGTTAATAGAACTAGAGTGCTGTAGAGTATTACCtaagtttattaatattaaatatggtAAGAAGCTCTaatgcaagaaaaaaacattacagaCAAGTAATGCACTTAAGAATTCAATGTCATTAATCTAACAATTTCCTGTcagaaagtattttttataaaaaaaaatttacaaatttgaaaaaactTAGTAATTTTAACCTTTTAATCTGGGTGTTTCATCAACAATATCTCCAACTAAAGCTCCAAATAGTAGAACGCTTAAGCTCATACTTAAGCCATAAGCTGCAGTTAGCTGCAAAGATTCTGAACTTATGTTTATAAGGAACAAGCCAACACCAAATGCCCACATGCGATCGCCctatttaagagaaaaaatttaTTGTGATTATTATATGGGTAGGCCACAGTTGACATGCAGAGTGACCTGACTAATGGAGTTATTAATTTATAAGCAAGATTTGTGAGATTGTCTGATTGTTATTTTAATGAATTGTGTTATGAACATGCAGACCAGGATCCATCTAGAGACTTGcagtttaataataatgttatttgcTAGAGGCTGATTTTAAGTTGCTTATCAATGAGTAAGTTTCCCAATTGAGTTGCTTTGTGTTGAGTTGGTGAAGGAAAGAAATGCATCTACAGGCTATACTTGCCTCCCTCAATGCATTCTTTATCACAGTcagaatatatgtatatatgtactGGACATAACTAGTGAATTCTACAGGATGTGAATAAATGTCTAGAATGCTAAAATGATGAATA is a genomic window containing:
- the LOC106053919 gene encoding solute carrier family 40 member 1-like isoform X3, which produces MWAFGVGLFLINISSESLQLTAAYGLSMSLSVLLFGALVGDIVDETPRLKAAQTALVLQNLFVIICAVLIFFFLTYMSAIVSFGQWTRYTVYVLIILLCVLSRLTSMARQIAVEKDWIVEMCGEDKDRLATMTAALRRIDLSTQILAPMATGFIMALAGVEFGAIFIGAWNFGSVFIEYYFLWKVYNTVPALMKKKNLKKSQVATELKENLVKEKDAFDQGRPLEECMTLQDKDNLDTTDDEKKEENEALNNQEISVTPETEKKVKKKCTFTRLFNSLERLYLGWPVYVSYDIRNAGLALACLYMTVLGFDSVTVGYAKTQGVSELLVGIMMALAASFGIFGTFMYPYMRRRLGLARTGIFGLSLQITCLVLCVVSVWMPGSKFDLFLDTNLNATNAMELSCIENSTLDVNSTIPCSKETLSLSENVSIWMLLAGIITARFGLWVADLTVSQLFMESVAEKERGKVNGVQSSLNQLMDMLKYLMVVLAPHEHQFGLLVHISFGFICIGWLFYAFFLRKSRGHFFHFEKCIQKNNLHTNS
- the LOC106053919 gene encoding solute carrier family 40 member 1-like isoform X1, whose translation is MASMSACCKKWNGNNFFVYFSHFLSAWGDRMWAFGVGLFLINISSESLQLTAAYGLSMSLSVLLFGALVGDIVDETPRLKAAQTALVLQNLFVIICAVLIFFFLTYMSAIVSFGQWTRYTVYVLIILLCVLSRLTSMARQIAVEKDWIVEMCGEDKDRLATMTAALRRIDLSTQILAPMATGFIMALAGVEFGAIFIGAWNFGSVFIEYYFLWKVYNTVPALMKKKNLKKSQVATELKENLVKEKDAFDQGRPLEECMTLQDKDNLDTTDDEKKEENEALNNQEISVTPETEKKVKKKCTFTRLFNSLERLYLGWPVYVSYDIRNAGLALACLYMTVLGFDSVTVGYAKTQGVSELLVGIMMALAASFGIFGTFMYPYMRRRLGLARTGIFGLSLQITCLVLCVVSVWMPGSKFDLFLDTNLNATNAMELSCIENSTLDVNSTIPCSKETLSLSENVSIWMLLAGIITARFGLWVADLTVSQLFMESVAEKERGKVNGVQSSLNQLMDMLKYLMVVLAPHEHQFGLLVHISFGFICIGWLFYAFFLRKSRGHFFHFEKCIQKNNLHTNS
- the LOC106053919 gene encoding solute carrier family 40 member 1-like isoform X2, coding for MATCCKKWNGNNFFVYFSHFLSAWGDRMWAFGVGLFLINISSESLQLTAAYGLSMSLSVLLFGALVGDIVDETPRLKAAQTALVLQNLFVIICAVLIFFFLTYMSAIVSFGQWTRYTVYVLIILLCVLSRLTSMARQIAVEKDWIVEMCGEDKDRLATMTAALRRIDLSTQILAPMATGFIMALAGVEFGAIFIGAWNFGSVFIEYYFLWKVYNTVPALMKKKNLKKSQVATELKENLVKEKDAFDQGRPLEECMTLQDKDNLDTTDDEKKEENEALNNQEISVTPETEKKVKKKCTFTRLFNSLERLYLGWPVYVSYDIRNAGLALACLYMTVLGFDSVTVGYAKTQGVSELLVGIMMALAASFGIFGTFMYPYMRRRLGLARTGIFGLSLQITCLVLCVVSVWMPGSKFDLFLDTNLNATNAMELSCIENSTLDVNSTIPCSKETLSLSENVSIWMLLAGIITARFGLWVADLTVSQLFMESVAEKERGKVNGVQSSLNQLMDMLKYLMVVLAPHEHQFGLLVHISFGFICIGWLFYAFFLRKSRGHFFHFEKCIQKNNLHTNS
- the LOC106053919 gene encoding solute carrier family 40 member 1-like isoform X4, which translates into the protein MEWKQFLCLFQSLFISLAAQTALVLQNLFVIICAVLIFFFLTYMSAIVSFGQWTRYTVYVLIILLCVLSRLTSMARQIAVEKDWIVEMCGEDKDRLATMTAALRRIDLSTQILAPMATGFIMALAGVEFGAIFIGAWNFGSVFIEYYFLWKVYNTVPALMKKKNLKKSQVATELKENLVKEKDAFDQGRPLEECMTLQDKDNLDTTDDEKKEENEALNNQEISVTPETEKKVKKKCTFTRLFNSLERLYLGWPVYVSYDIRNAGLALACLYMTVLGFDSVTVGYAKTQGVSELLVGIMMALAASFGIFGTFMYPYMRRRLGLARTGIFGLSLQITCLVLCVVSVWMPGSKFDLFLDTNLNATNAMELSCIENSTLDVNSTIPCSKETLSLSENVSIWMLLAGIITARFGLWVADLTVSQLFMESVAEKERGKVNGVQSSLNQLMDMLKYLMVVLAPHEHQFGLLVHISFGFICIGWLFYAFFLRKSRGHFFHFEKCIQKNNLHTNS